From a single Bradyrhizobium sediminis genomic region:
- a CDS encoding DUF2189 domain-containing protein: MATFPGNVTQLAQPAPDSAAAPIIRKIGLSDLHRVLQLGWEDFKAIPSHAIMLCLIYPVLGLVLARTVLGYSVLPLLFPLAAGFALLGPFAALGLYELSRRRERGEPASAFDAIDVFRSPSFGAMLGLGTLLLALFVTWVATAQAIYVAAFGYETAAGMPDFAGRVLTTPQGWWLIVVGCGTGFLFALVALCVSVVSFPLMLDRHAGVGDAMVTSLRAVAQNPVPMAAWGLIVAVLLVAGSLPLFLGLAVVIPLLGHATWHLYRKVIAPELNPQPLPPRPHRERRPAADFPANLFPWRRKTDA, encoded by the coding sequence ATGGCCACCTTTCCTGGGAATGTCACTCAACTCGCTCAACCCGCGCCAGACAGCGCGGCAGCTCCGATCATACGGAAGATCGGGCTTTCCGATCTGCACCGGGTCTTGCAACTCGGCTGGGAGGACTTCAAAGCCATACCCAGCCACGCCATCATGCTCTGTCTGATCTATCCCGTGCTCGGGCTGGTGCTGGCGCGCACGGTGCTGGGTTATTCGGTATTGCCGCTGCTGTTTCCGTTGGCGGCGGGCTTCGCCCTGCTCGGCCCGTTCGCGGCACTCGGCCTCTATGAATTGAGCCGGCGCCGCGAGCGAGGCGAACCTGCCTCCGCATTTGACGCCATCGACGTGTTCCGCTCGCCGTCCTTCGGCGCCATGCTCGGGCTCGGCACGCTGCTGCTCGCGCTGTTCGTGACCTGGGTAGCGACCGCACAGGCGATCTATGTCGCGGCGTTCGGGTACGAAACGGCGGCCGGAATGCCCGACTTTGCCGGACGCGTTCTGACCACGCCGCAGGGCTGGTGGCTGATCGTGGTCGGCTGCGGCACCGGCTTCCTGTTTGCGCTGGTGGCGCTGTGCGTCAGCGTGGTTTCGTTCCCGCTGATGCTCGACCGTCACGCCGGCGTCGGCGACGCCATGGTCACTTCGCTCCGCGCGGTGGCGCAGAATCCGGTGCCGATGGCGGCATGGGGATTGATCGTCGCAGTACTGCTGGTCGCAGGATCGCTGCCGCTGTTCCTGGGGCTTGCCGTCGTCATCCCGCTGCTCGGCCACGCCACCTGGCATCTCTATCGCAAGGTGATCGCGCCCGAACTCAATCCGCAACCGCTGCCTCCCCGGCCGCATCGCGAGCGGCGTCCGGCTGCGGATTTCCCGGCCAACCTGTTCCCGTGGCGTCGCAAGACCGACGCGTAA